TTTTTCTCATTGAAATTACCACAGGTTTTATTTCAAAATCTATGGGCCTGGTTGCCGATTCACTGGATATGCTGGCAGACGCGTTGGTTTATGGCCTAAGCCTTTGGGCAGTTGGCTCAACTGTAACCCGCAAGAAAAAAGTAGCCCGACTAAGTGGCTATTTTCAACTGGCATTGGCACTGATAGGCCTCGTAGAAGTAATACGTAGGTTTATCAGTTTTGAAGAGGTGCCGGATTTTCAAACCATGATAATTGTATCAATACTGGCATTGATTGCGAATTCAGTTTGTCTATATCTGTTGCAAAAGTCAAAGAGCAAAGAAGCACACATGAAAGCTACCATGATTTTTACATCAAACGATATTATTATCAATACGGGCGTTATCCTTGCAGGTGTTTTGGTATTGTTGACCCAATCAAAATATCCCGATTTAATCATTGGGGCAATTGTATTTTTAATCGTGGTCAGGGGGGCTTTCAGGATATTGAAACTTGGTAAATAGACAGAGCATGGCACATTCGCATGAACATACAACTCAAAAAAA
This is a stretch of genomic DNA from Candidatus Woesearchaeota archaeon. It encodes these proteins:
- a CDS encoding cation diffusion facilitator family transporter, which encodes MFKSVFTISKMDCPSEESLIRMKLEGLSTIKSLVFDIENRKLTVFHSEENEEIEKHLKELKLGTEHKETIVVQQDEFKDDSSVQSKLLWTVLIINFAFFLIEITTGFISKSMGLVADSLDMLADALVYGLSLWAVGSTVTRKKKVARLSGYFQLALALIGLVEVIRRFISFEEVPDFQTMIIVSILALIANSVCLYLLQKSKSKEAHMKATMIFTSNDIIINTGVILAGVLVLLTQSKYPDLIIGAIVFLIVVRGAFRILKLGK